The following DNA comes from Moritella sp. 24.
GTAAAGTAACAAATTCCTTACCCAGCCAAAAGATCTTGCGCTATATCAGCTAATACCTTAATACTGCCCTTCATATCTATTTTAGGATCACAAGCACAGTTAATTCGAATACAGTGATCAAACTTATTTGTCGCACTGCTAAGCTGACCCGGAATGACCCCGATTCCCATTTCAATCGCTTTAAGGTGTAATTGATGCCCATCAATCCCTGTAGGTAACACCACCCATAAAATACAACCACCTTGCGGGCTTGATACTTGTGTACCGTCGGGAAAGTATTGGCGAATAAAGGATTGTATCTGATATACCTGTTTGGCGATCTTAGCCGTCAATTGACGCACATGACGCTCATATTTACCGCTGTTATAAAATTGAGCAACAACAATTTGTGAAAATTGCGGAGCACTAATATTGGTAAACGTCTTAAAATAAGAAACTTCCTTATAATAAGCACCAGGCGCAATCCACCCCACCCGTAGTCCTGACGCGATAGTTTTAGACACTGACGAGCAATACAGTACCATGCCTTTTTTATCGAATGCCTTGCAGGGTTTTAAGCGCGAACCATCAAACGATAGATCACCCAACAAGTCATCTTCAATTAACGGAATATCATTAGCCGACAATAATTCCACCAGCTTTTTACGGTTGCTTTCTGGCATACACGACCCTAGCGGATTACTGTAACTTGGCACCACTAATACCGCAGATATTTTCCACTGTTCTAAGGCTAGTTCAAGTGCTTCTAGGCTCATTCCCGTCACTGGATGACAAGGGATCTCGAGTGCTTTATACCCCAATGATTCAATTAATTGCAGTGAACCAACAAAACCCGGTGATTCCAAGGCAATCGTCGCCCCCGGTTTAGCAATAGCGCGCAAGCATACCGATAACGCTTCTAAGCAACCGTT
Coding sequences within:
- a CDS encoding PLP-dependent aminotransferase family protein yields the protein MTKVLLYQQVADDLRDLINQGVYVPGDKLPSLRALSVKRKMSIATIQRALEELEIIGLIEARPKSGYYVCFNRRTEVVIEFPSITMKPKSVKIHELASQIFHQCGAPDVINMGTSYPSSDFMPTPALQKISNQVIKHHMPDIVEVQFSAGNALLRDVLSKRMNESGCQVSADDVIVTNGCLEALSVCLRAIAKPGATIALESPGFVGSLQLIESLGYKALEIPCHPVTGMSLEALELALEQWKISAVLVVPSYSNPLGSCMPESNRKKLVELLSANDIPLIEDDLLGDLSFDGSRLKPCKAFDKKGMVLYCSSVSKTIASGLRVGWIAPGAYYKEVSYFKTFTNISAPQFSQIVVAQFYNSGKYERHVRQLTAKIAKQVYQIQSFIRQYFPDGTQVSSPQGGCILWVVLPTGIDGHQLHLKAIEMGIGVIPGQLSSATNKFDHCIRINCACDPKIDMKGSIKVLADIAQDLLAG